Proteins encoded in a region of the Novibacillus thermophilus genome:
- a CDS encoding M24 family metallopeptidase translates to MDYQSRLKSLRHKMAEDNVDVAMITSPVNVYYFTGFYTDPHERFLALVIDNRGDQISLFVPELEERAAKDVVDTCTLISVPDGENPYTLLQQTIRPGVRAFGIEKKNVSLFQYEQLAERFPQAAFTDVEAWITSQRMIKTADEIARVQRAVDVIEDVLRRGIEAFSPGMTELELTAELEYHMKVLGAERPAFSTTVLSGQRSSLPHGTPGERKIERGDFLLIDMGVFVDGYCSDITRTFVVGEGTEKQTDMYDTVLKANREAIAAVKSGTPIGNADRAARDYIAARGYGPFFTHRVGHGFGLEAHEAPSLHSDNDLVVTPGLLLTIEPGIYIPEIGGVRIEDDVYVGADGQVQVLTSYPKELTFL, encoded by the coding sequence ATGGACTATCAGTCGAGACTGAAGAGCCTGCGGCACAAGATGGCGGAGGACAACGTGGACGTGGCGATGATCACGTCACCTGTGAACGTTTACTATTTCACAGGTTTTTACACCGATCCGCACGAACGTTTTTTGGCTCTGGTCATTGATAACCGCGGCGACCAGATTTCGCTCTTCGTCCCCGAACTCGAGGAGCGAGCTGCAAAAGATGTAGTGGACACGTGCACACTCATTTCTGTTCCAGACGGCGAAAACCCTTACACACTGTTGCAACAGACGATTCGTCCTGGAGTACGGGCGTTTGGCATCGAGAAGAAGAACGTCAGCCTGTTCCAGTATGAACAACTCGCTGAACGCTTTCCGCAAGCCGCATTCACCGACGTCGAAGCGTGGATCACATCCCAACGCATGATCAAAACAGCCGATGAAATCGCGCGCGTACAACGGGCCGTAGACGTCATCGAAGACGTGTTGCGGCGGGGAATCGAGGCGTTTTCTCCCGGTATGACTGAGTTGGAGTTAACCGCCGAGTTGGAGTACCACATGAAAGTGCTCGGCGCGGAACGTCCCGCCTTTTCCACGACGGTCCTGTCCGGACAGCGTTCGTCCCTGCCCCACGGGACCCCGGGAGAGCGAAAAATCGAACGGGGGGATTTTCTGCTCATTGACATGGGAGTTTTCGTGGACGGGTACTGTTCCGACATCACCCGGACTTTTGTCGTCGGGGAAGGGACGGAAAAACAAACGGACATGTACGATACCGTCTTAAAAGCGAATCGCGAAGCGATTGCTGCAGTCAAAAGCGGAACTCCAATCGGAAATGCCGACCGGGCGGCGCGGGATTACATTGCGGCGCGGGGATACGGGCCGTTCTTTACCCACCGCGTCGGGCACGGATTCGGCTTGGAAGCGCACGAAGCGCCCTCCCTCCACTCCGACAACGACCTCGTCGTCACGCCGGGATTGCTGTTGACGATTGAACCGGGCATTTACATTCCAGAGATCGGCGGGGTCCGCATCGAGGACGACGTATATGTAGGGGCAGACGGCCAAGTTCAAGTACTGACGTCATACCCGAAGGAGCTAACCTTCTTGTAA